A region of Cardinium endosymbiont of Sogatella furcifera DNA encodes the following proteins:
- the mobV gene encoding MobV family relaxase — protein sequence MQQYTIQPIQYAVLHITKYKETGRIGTHLDRKNLTQNVAHFKSDIDPAMRELLGPHIDHTRTHLNEELSPLKNESLTKDIHSRIQSGYRGNKEIRKDAVKALGIILTGSHERMKAIEQDEKLFNDWKRANYGFACREFGSENIIRFTLHRDEKTPHIHCVVVPICKDGRLSAKSFMSGSHMLMAYQDRYANAMNRFGLNRGIAKHLTERSHIPIGQFRKETLKKKQEIMLSVTSDIPRPNLLNFKQVHQNIANQLCAYAYEAEKQKLKALETEKTYSNIIKENIRSDLDRVKREVNLIQHAASMGYQLNKAKSSRLWAVMDKDGDKILIRNGLNNNGYWTYTSLVDDKDKGTIIDFMLKRGFSYKEIRGLNSIHLDDTVIKNQSSLENDLKNLSVQEKLAKAYFCSIVYKKEDNYLTSRGIAPSTYGPYIGISLQVGRKAVFGLYQGLNNQGNGTMCSTISYQFFTDNTGKIESRKYFQKGLSRGLAVLKHPNFPVKKIVFTESPIDALSHKQLYAEKDSTMYIATCGTMSNSIIKEINNLLKEAKQHSQEVVLAFDIDQAGQRMQKLIENISKQEGIQPTKMSVTSGKDWNEQLQQNLTGQAMNFLLQLQKSIARDIRSNCSIDEYQKSRKKEIAYIDKYVGIEL from the coding sequence ATGCAGCAATATACGATACAACCCATACAATATGCCGTACTACACATCACTAAATACAAAGAAACAGGCAGAATAGGCACACATCTAGACAGAAAAAATTTGACTCAAAATGTAGCACACTTTAAAAGCGATATAGACCCAGCAATGCGTGAATTATTAGGCCCCCATATTGATCATACACGCACGCATCTAAATGAAGAATTATCGCCTTTAAAAAATGAAAGCTTAACAAAAGACATTCATAGCAGAATACAATCAGGATATAGAGGGAATAAGGAAATTAGAAAAGATGCCGTTAAAGCTTTAGGTATTATACTGACCGGAAGCCATGAACGGATGAAAGCAATTGAGCAAGATGAAAAATTGTTTAATGATTGGAAAAGAGCAAATTACGGGTTTGCTTGTCGGGAATTTGGCTCAGAAAATATCATTCGCTTTACGCTACATAGGGATGAAAAAACACCTCATATACACTGCGTAGTAGTCCCGATCTGTAAAGACGGTAGATTAAGCGCCAAAAGCTTTATGAGCGGGTCTCATATGCTGATGGCGTATCAAGATAGGTATGCAAACGCGATGAATAGGTTTGGATTAAATAGAGGAATAGCTAAACATCTAACAGAGCGTAGCCATATACCGATCGGGCAATTTAGAAAAGAAACGCTTAAAAAGAAACAGGAAATAATGCTCTCTGTTACATCAGATATACCCAGGCCTAATCTACTAAACTTTAAACAAGTACACCAAAATATTGCTAATCAACTTTGTGCGTATGCTTATGAAGCTGAAAAACAGAAACTAAAAGCATTAGAAACAGAAAAAACCTATAGCAATATCATCAAAGAAAACATACGATCAGATTTAGATCGTGTCAAACGAGAGGTTAACTTAATACAACATGCTGCTTCTATGGGCTACCAGCTTAATAAAGCTAAAAGCTCAAGATTATGGGCAGTAATGGATAAAGATGGAGACAAAATATTGATTAGGAATGGTCTCAATAACAATGGCTACTGGACCTATACCTCTCTAGTAGATGATAAAGATAAAGGCACTATAATAGATTTTATGCTAAAACGTGGTTTTAGTTATAAGGAGATTCGTGGATTGAATAGTATCCATTTGGATGATACTGTGATCAAAAATCAAAGTTCACTGGAAAATGATTTGAAAAATTTATCGGTACAAGAAAAACTAGCCAAAGCCTACTTTTGTAGTATTGTCTATAAAAAAGAAGATAATTATTTAACCAGCCGTGGTATTGCACCATCAACCTATGGTCCTTATATCGGTATTTCTTTGCAAGTAGGTAGAAAAGCGGTATTTGGTCTCTATCAAGGATTAAACAATCAAGGAAATGGAACGATGTGTAGCACTATTTCCTACCAGTTTTTTACAGACAATACTGGAAAAATAGAAAGTAGAAAATACTTTCAAAAAGGGCTTTCTAGAGGGTTAGCTGTATTAAAGCATCCCAATTTTCCTGTGAAAAAGATTGTGTTCACAGAGAGTCCTATAGATGCCCTAAGTCATAAACAGCTTTATGCAGAGAAAGATAGTACGATGTATATCGCTACTTGTGGTACTATGTCTAATAGTATCATTAAAGAAATCAACAACCTATTGAAAGAAGCTAAACAGCATAGCCAAGAAGTAGTATTGGCTTTTGATATAGATCAAGCAGGTCAACGTATGCAAAAACTAATAGAAAATATTTCTAAACAAGAGGGTATACAACCTACTAAAATGTCTGTAACTTCAGGAAAAGACTGGAATGAACAACTGCAACAGAACTTAACTGGTCAGGCTATGAATTTCCTTTTACAACTGCAAAAGTCTATTGCTAGGGATATCCGATCCAACTGTTCGATTGATGAATATCAAAAATCAAGAAAAAAGGAAATAGCGTATATCGATAAATATGTCGGAATAGAACTCTGA
- a CDS encoding DUF4138 domain-containing protein gives MCKIIRNLLIGCLFCLNAQAKITSYTPLEEIQVAHRFSSMLLFDEAIKEVIMPNKDYIANVNQNMVLLRATKPGTAATSIVVTFKKGNKVFNGLLRSTHKPQEVYDFTSKEEEEASPHPTLDHQVLQKIKQIQSMDQTYFNIGKHTRYYDLILTNLFHDEEHTYLKVYLENKTGLTFELFETNFQHYNSKKSRKLVFPIYGLEDRVIPAYSSKMFVYVLPRYTTSTNGNLLVHFVEQSGSRLVNLSIPARLLLEAPYYGKG, from the coding sequence ATGTGCAAAATAATACGTAACCTACTAATAGGTTGTCTTTTTTGTTTGAACGCTCAAGCAAAAATAACCAGTTATACTCCTTTAGAGGAGATACAAGTTGCGCATCGATTTTCCTCGATGCTATTGTTTGATGAGGCTATTAAAGAGGTCATTATGCCTAATAAAGATTATATCGCTAATGTCAACCAAAACATGGTCTTGTTGCGGGCTACCAAACCAGGTACGGCTGCTACTTCTATAGTGGTCACCTTTAAAAAGGGGAATAAGGTCTTTAATGGCCTATTGCGATCTACCCATAAACCGCAAGAAGTCTATGATTTTACAAGTAAAGAGGAAGAAGAGGCTAGCCCCCATCCTACATTAGACCATCAGGTATTACAAAAAATAAAACAGATTCAATCAATGGATCAAACCTATTTTAATATAGGCAAGCATACCAGGTATTATGACCTTATCCTTACCAATTTATTTCATGATGAGGAACATACCTACCTAAAAGTATATTTAGAGAACAAAACAGGTTTAACCTTTGAACTCTTTGAAACCAATTTCCAGCACTACAATAGTAAAAAAAGTAGAAAACTTGTTTTTCCTATATATGGCTTAGAAGATCGAGTCATACCGGCTTATAGCAGTAAAATGTTTGTCTATGTTTTACCACGCTATACTACATCTACTAATGGTAACCTATTAGTCCACTTTGTGGAACAGTCTGGTAGTCGTTTGGTGAACTTATCTATACCTGCGCGTCTACTTTTAGAAGCACCCTACTATGGTAAAGGGTAA
- a CDS encoding AAA family ATPase codes for MDYKKEEKKLKRAEQRVDATESVQIPIGKASVKQMIEAGFYADKTSYITKLFKDEGTYYFFTRPRRFGKSLLLDTIDQIAKGNKELFKGCAIYKDQTYRWKKYPVIWLNFSKLAKDNPEKLQNNLIDVLYTFAKNHNISRSEIDPIIGEPTVEGTLEKLINALKKLGNGYEPTPIILIDEYDSPLISCEKEKYEGVLAVLSSFFKVLKGSQKDCKFIFVTGVTKFHLSGLTSGANSANDISLHEDYAEMLGYTDKDIEKLFFNDKHTYINTVIINLRENWYKGESYTDEQLKQELKDYYNGYCFSRNKGIKRMYNPDSILKFFRDKAFGNYWSNSGNPAILLQQIRNDINRFTIAWNKSSLAINKLDFENLAGSLSKIPLLPLMYQTGYLTLDPNGFKEDIREDKNATDYYLKFPNEEVRSALKSTLIKIMDEVQEETGKQYSTSILNTLRNKKWSVFLNYIRSDCLAKAGYRFLDKTERSFQRALYLFLNGVFHATHDMQTSAESDSGIGRTDIVMEDHRNDQRAVYIFELKIDRPALEALTQIHSKDYSIKYGSCSEKILIGITCDAAKLNITEAIVQVHQKDEQDNFREVVYTHFTVDQSGYFKEVINQ; via the coding sequence ATGGATTATAAAAAAGAAGAGAAAAAACTAAAAAGAGCGGAGCAACGAGTAGATGCTACCGAAAGTGTACAAATCCCCATTGGGAAGGCCAGTGTTAAGCAAATGATAGAGGCTGGATTTTACGCAGATAAGACTTCTTATATTACTAAACTTTTTAAAGATGAGGGAACTTATTACTTCTTTACAAGACCACGAAGATTTGGTAAATCTCTACTACTAGACACCATAGATCAAATAGCAAAAGGAAATAAAGAATTGTTTAAAGGGTGCGCTATTTATAAAGATCAAACCTATAGGTGGAAAAAATATCCAGTTATTTGGTTGAACTTCTCAAAGTTGGCTAAGGATAATCCAGAAAAACTACAAAATAACTTGATAGATGTATTATATACGTTTGCTAAGAATCATAATATAAGTAGAAGTGAAATAGATCCCATTATAGGTGAGCCGACCGTAGAGGGTACACTGGAAAAGTTGATTAATGCATTAAAAAAACTAGGTAATGGTTATGAACCTACACCTATTATCTTAATTGACGAATATGATAGTCCATTAATCTCTTGCGAAAAAGAGAAGTATGAAGGAGTGCTTGCTGTCCTTAGTTCATTTTTTAAAGTTTTAAAAGGCAGTCAGAAGGACTGCAAATTTATCTTTGTCACCGGCGTAACTAAATTTCACCTATCTGGACTTACCTCAGGGGCAAACTCGGCTAATGACATATCATTGCATGAGGATTATGCAGAGATGTTGGGCTATACAGACAAGGATATTGAAAAGTTATTCTTTAATGACAAACACACATATATTAATACAGTCATAATAAATCTAAGGGAAAATTGGTACAAAGGAGAAAGCTATACAGACGAACAATTAAAACAAGAGTTAAAAGATTATTATAACGGCTACTGTTTTAGTCGAAATAAGGGTATCAAGCGGATGTATAATCCAGACTCTATATTGAAATTTTTTCGAGATAAAGCATTTGGTAATTACTGGTCCAACTCTGGTAATCCTGCCATCTTACTACAACAAATAAGAAATGATATCAATAGGTTTACAATCGCTTGGAATAAGTCCAGTCTTGCAATCAATAAGCTGGATTTTGAAAATTTAGCAGGCTCTCTTTCCAAGATACCATTACTCCCTTTAATGTACCAAACAGGTTATCTTACCCTAGATCCTAATGGATTTAAAGAGGACATACGAGAAGATAAAAACGCAACGGACTACTATTTAAAGTTTCCCAATGAAGAGGTAAGATCTGCTTTAAAGTCAACCTTAATTAAGATTATGGACGAAGTCCAGGAGGAAACAGGTAAACAATATAGCACTTCGATTCTTAATACTTTAAGAAATAAAAAGTGGTCTGTCTTTCTTAACTATATTCGAAGTGATTGCTTAGCTAAAGCAGGCTATCGTTTTCTAGATAAAACAGAGAGGAGTTTTCAAAGGGCTTTATATTTATTTCTAAATGGTGTTTTTCATGCAACGCATGATATGCAGACTAGTGCTGAATCCGACAGTGGCATAGGCCGCACAGATATCGTTATGGAGGACCATAGAAACGACCAAAGAGCTGTCTATATCTTTGAGTTAAAAATAGATAGACCAGCGCTGGAGGCTTTAACACAAATACACAGTAAAGATTACAGTATTAAATATGGTTCATGTAGTGAAAAAATCCTGATAGGGATAACCTGTGATGCTGCAAAACTTAATATAACAGAGGCAATTGTTCAAGTACATCAAAAAGATGAGCAAGATAATTTTAGAGAAGTTGTTTATACACACTTTACAGTTGACCAGTCTGGTTATTTTAAAGAGGTAATAAACCAATAG
- a CDS encoding AAA family ATPase: protein MKEREKEIKIDKMMRKIDALPIGYSDVERVIRTGYYVDKTRYAQELIEKENPVFIARPRRFGKSLFIDTLANICSGENEVFKDYHIGRPENGYEWKKYPIIKIDFSSINHNPNCLENSLKDELTRVARSYGVAIQTQDIQSGLKDLVEVLSKLSNGYESSIVVLIDEYDAPMVNLKKGSDLEKANIKVMKDFFMTLKSLNKRFKFTFVTGVSKFSLSDVFSGANHLKDITIDASADAMFGYTQQEVITIFSTNLEDIAKKWSTKENKKITQSEVMGQIATYYNGYKFYEDGLSVYNPWSTLRFLDTGKLANYWYESGSPSLLVNQMLADPDRFDIQVDNLQIEATRDDLMYTESRNEISLKSLMFQTGYLTIHNYDDFTGLYILKFPNKEIEVSFQKSIQSSLEKSVKDYFLQERDKIRKALADKKIETFIEYINTAFATLPYYIDSGQEKQYHSNLHMLLQGLGFLGGRKMHMHSESVSSQGRSDIVLELETAIYIIEIKYKSSGKMALQQIKSNSYYKPYLLRQKAIILLGINFNEETRMIDNWAYEIHEDHIKQ from the coding sequence ATGAAAGAGAGAGAAAAAGAAATCAAAATAGATAAAATGATGCGTAAGATAGATGCACTCCCTATTGGCTATTCAGATGTTGAAAGGGTTATCCGAACAGGCTACTATGTAGATAAAACCCGATATGCACAAGAGCTAATAGAAAAAGAAAATCCTGTATTTATAGCTCGGCCTCGTAGATTTGGGAAATCGTTGTTTATTGATACACTCGCTAACATATGTAGCGGAGAGAATGAAGTGTTTAAAGATTATCATATAGGTAGGCCAGAAAATGGATATGAGTGGAAGAAATATCCTATAATCAAAATAGATTTTTCAAGCATAAATCACAATCCGAACTGTTTAGAAAACAGCTTAAAAGATGAGTTAACTAGAGTAGCTCGTTCATATGGTGTGGCTATTCAAACGCAAGATATACAAAGTGGACTAAAAGATTTAGTAGAAGTACTTTCAAAACTCAGTAATGGTTATGAATCCAGCATCGTGGTGCTTATAGATGAGTATGACGCTCCAATGGTCAATTTGAAGAAAGGATCCGATTTAGAAAAGGCCAATATCAAAGTCATGAAAGATTTTTTTATGACTTTAAAATCACTTAATAAACGTTTTAAGTTTACCTTTGTCACTGGCGTAAGCAAATTCAGTTTATCCGATGTATTTTCAGGAGCCAATCATTTAAAAGATATCACCATTGATGCATCTGCAGATGCGATGTTTGGTTATACCCAGCAAGAAGTTATAACGATATTCTCAACAAACTTAGAAGATATTGCTAAAAAATGGAGTACAAAAGAAAATAAAAAAATAACTCAATCAGAGGTAATGGGACAGATTGCAACCTATTATAATGGATATAAGTTTTATGAAGATGGTTTAAGTGTATATAATCCCTGGTCTACGCTAAGATTTTTAGACACTGGTAAACTAGCAAACTATTGGTATGAATCAGGAAGCCCAAGCCTACTGGTTAACCAGATGTTAGCAGATCCTGACAGGTTTGATATTCAGGTAGATAATCTTCAAATAGAAGCTACCAGAGATGATCTCATGTATACAGAAAGTAGAAATGAGATTAGTTTAAAGTCTCTAATGTTTCAAACGGGGTATTTAACCATTCATAATTATGATGATTTTACTGGGCTATACATCCTAAAATTCCCTAACAAAGAAATAGAGGTCTCTTTTCAGAAAAGCATACAATCCAGTTTGGAAAAGAGTGTAAAAGATTATTTTTTACAAGAACGAGATAAAATTAGAAAGGCACTAGCTGACAAAAAAATTGAAACCTTTATAGAATACATTAATACAGCCTTTGCTACGCTTCCTTACTATATCGATAGTGGCCAGGAAAAACAATACCACAGCAATTTACATATGCTGCTGCAGGGCTTAGGATTTTTAGGTGGGAGAAAAATGCATATGCATAGTGAATCAGTTTCTAGTCAAGGCAGATCAGATATCGTTTTAGAACTAGAAACAGCCATTTACATTATAGAAATCAAATATAAATCCAGTGGAAAAATGGCCTTACAACAAATCAAATCAAACAGTTATTATAAACCTTATTTACTTAGACAAAAAGCCATTATACTACTAGGCATTAACTTCAATGAGGAAACCAGGATGATAGATAACTGGGCATATGAAATCCATGAAGACCATATAAAACAATAA
- a CDS encoding WH2 domain-containing protein, protein MDFCQGLPGNASRFQIGGEPYRPSVSKSNDLEVQNKKEAQGDDVKFVLGRGTVLNLGDELCGVFVTADTKEVFIVKLHSKEGWMKLIEHHPQVGKESEQKPIVRVRYDHIEDPRIIKVDHTLLERLLQQLDPSAALSASSSDKEDFWHKIQDNPSWREIAFCYKVPFVDRAIFKEDGITSEFTTELYKKYSYTTSSCINSKLSISGSIPSATLKSFEKVGFLLVKAQPSLVHLVKEMLACDSEWATQTAVAADYINCPAEFVGDLLQFDSKGVANDYSSLRLEAYPSAYCYLQEGEYYRLMTLDQVRFLMKTDREPHIYYEQVERLSDDTPIDEHEKEGAQSDKVPDGGEVPLHAEDQNDASRNEQQTHTHNPEAAPTQNARKVSVHTSPMQYTGSTSTSCKKSEFTTPLPPPPPPPPPTAPSSDLQCSGNNSNHTVHVASTPPQSLSENVRSSNTQTSQNGSGRQALLDAIKKGRQLRHVEVLEEEPTTQMEKSTPGMNSIPVPPPPPPPMPPSAGFVLQSVSEPNQGSGVKMDQRIQKDRPLQSSSGNPMMDELTSKLNKKASIQSSTISEPKRSPADQAVTPGGSQLLSTNGSIPPPPPMPPATGPVVNGIPAPPPPASTGNKQMQQSSTDRDALLEEIRTGGIKLKKVENDPSSGKKGKGHIESTNPLFASLHKAMEKRREALNPKNETVSDIDSGSEPEEDDNEWDD, encoded by the coding sequence GTGGATTTTTGTCAGGGTCTTCCTGGTAACGCATCCAGGTTTCAAATAGGTGGTGAACCTTATCGACCATCAGTTTCAAAATCAAATGATTTAGAGGTTCAAAATAAAAAGGAAGCGCAAGGTGATGATGTTAAATTTGTATTAGGTAGGGGCACGGTATTGAATCTAGGTGATGAGCTATGTGGTGTTTTTGTAACAGCTGATACCAAAGAGGTGTTTATTGTTAAGCTTCATTCGAAAGAAGGATGGATGAAGCTTATTGAACACCACCCGCAGGTTGGGAAAGAAAGCGAGCAAAAGCCTATCGTACGTGTGCGCTATGATCATATTGAAGATCCGCGTATTATAAAAGTGGACCATACCTTATTGGAACGTTTGTTGCAACAATTGGATCCATCCGCTGCGCTCAGTGCGTCTAGTAGTGACAAGGAAGACTTTTGGCATAAAATACAAGATAATCCATCCTGGAGGGAGATAGCATTTTGTTATAAAGTACCTTTTGTGGATCGTGCTATCTTTAAAGAAGATGGCATCACCTCCGAGTTTACTACGGAGTTATATAAAAAGTATAGCTACACTACAAGCAGTTGCATCAATAGCAAGTTGTCGATTAGTGGTAGCATACCATCTGCTACGCTTAAATCATTTGAAAAGGTAGGGTTTCTGTTGGTTAAAGCGCAGCCTAGTCTGGTACATTTGGTCAAAGAAATGCTAGCGTGTGATTCAGAATGGGCCACTCAGACAGCAGTAGCAGCAGATTATATAAACTGTCCGGCTGAATTTGTAGGTGATCTACTACAATTTGATTCAAAGGGTGTAGCAAATGATTATTCAAGTTTGCGTTTAGAAGCGTATCCATCTGCCTACTGTTACCTTCAGGAAGGGGAATATTATCGTTTGATGACATTAGACCAGGTAAGATTTTTGATGAAAACAGATAGAGAGCCGCATATCTACTATGAGCAAGTAGAGCGATTGTCTGACGATACGCCAATAGACGAGCATGAAAAGGAAGGGGCGCAATCTGATAAGGTACCTGATGGGGGAGAGGTACCCTTACATGCTGAAGATCAAAATGATGCTAGCAGAAATGAGCAACAGACGCATACCCATAATCCAGAAGCTGCACCTACGCAGAATGCGCGTAAGGTGTCCGTACATACTTCACCCATGCAGTATACAGGATCTACATCTACGTCTTGTAAAAAATCTGAGTTTACAACGCCTTTACCGCCTCCTCCACCGCCACCACCACCGACCGCTCCATCTTCAGACCTACAATGTAGTGGTAACAACAGTAATCATACGGTTCATGTTGCGTCTACTCCGCCACAGTCACTGTCAGAAAATGTTCGGTCTAGCAATACACAGACCTCCCAAAATGGTTCTGGTCGTCAGGCATTGTTGGACGCGATTAAAAAAGGTAGACAGCTTAGGCATGTTGAAGTACTAGAAGAAGAACCTACAACACAGATGGAAAAAAGTACGCCTGGCATGAACAGCATACCGGTTCCGCCACCACCACCGCCTCCGATGCCTCCGTCAGCTGGATTCGTTCTACAATCGGTAAGCGAGCCAAATCAAGGTAGTGGGGTTAAAATGGATCAAAGAATACAAAAAGATCGGCCATTACAAAGTAGTAGTGGTAATCCTATGATGGATGAACTAACAAGCAAGTTAAATAAGAAAGCATCTATTCAGTCATCTACTATATCTGAACCCAAACGTTCTCCTGCTGATCAAGCGGTTACACCTGGTGGATCTCAGCTGCTTTCTACCAATGGATCCATTCCGCCTCCACCTCCGATGCCACCAGCTACTGGGCCTGTCGTGAACGGTATACCGGCTCCACCGCCACCAGCAAGTACTGGGAATAAACAGATGCAGCAAAGTAGTACTGATCGTGATGCATTGTTGGAGGAGATTAGAACCGGTGGTATAAAGCTTAAGAAGGTGGAAAATGATCCTAGTTCTGGTAAAAAGGGTAAAGGGCATATCGAATCTACGAATCCCTTGTTTGCGAGCCTACACAAGGCGATGGAAAAAAGGAGGGAGGCACTGAACCCAAAGAATGAAACAGTGAGTGATATTGATTCCGGTTCCGAGCCGGAGGAAGATGACAATGAGTGGGACGATTAG
- the traM gene encoding conjugative transposon protein TraM: MVKGKYLLLVVIGAIVTFGKIFVGKRKIENFNPVNMSVSDFQEVKKNDTKTLLDAYDEELSGKKESLLKKTSRKGISSLAGLFNLKPLEKPKKPKKEKTMVAKLPKKTNIKAAPSQGFISYQDNPKEEILNTFYRAHLEENQKVTDESAVILKLEENGIIDETMLPAGTVLYGKAKFAKNRILVAIHVAQYLDRTFPVSLVCYDTDFLPGLFCEGVNPIIETNSHKVLDMIIDQADSGLASEVSKMATQFIKDVTKTKSFKLHKGREVYVCAVKQLKNK, encoded by the coding sequence ATGGTAAAGGGTAAATATCTATTACTGGTTGTCATTGGTGCTATTGTAACCTTTGGAAAGATCTTTGTGGGCAAACGCAAAATAGAAAATTTTAACCCTGTAAATATGAGCGTGTCAGACTTTCAGGAAGTTAAAAAAAATGATACCAAAACATTACTGGATGCATATGATGAAGAGCTATCTGGTAAAAAAGAATCGCTCCTAAAGAAAACTTCTAGAAAGGGGATCTCTTCACTAGCTGGCCTCTTTAACCTAAAACCTTTAGAAAAACCTAAAAAACCTAAAAAAGAAAAAACTATGGTTGCGAAATTACCTAAAAAAACTAATATTAAAGCAGCACCAAGCCAGGGTTTTATTTCCTATCAAGACAACCCAAAAGAAGAAATTTTGAATACCTTCTACCGTGCCCACTTAGAAGAAAATCAAAAAGTAACAGATGAAAGTGCTGTAATCCTTAAACTAGAAGAAAACGGTATCATTGACGAAACGATGTTACCAGCGGGTACGGTTTTATACGGAAAAGCTAAATTTGCTAAAAATAGGATTTTAGTGGCCATTCATGTAGCCCAATATCTAGATAGGACCTTCCCAGTCTCTTTAGTTTGTTACGATACTGATTTCCTACCTGGCCTCTTCTGCGAAGGTGTAAATCCTATTATTGAAACCAACAGCCATAAAGTATTAGATATGATCATCGATCAAGCCGATTCGGGCTTAGCCAGTGAAGTCAGTAAAATGGCTACCCAATTCATTAAAGATGTAACCAAAACCAAGTCCTTTAAACTGCATAAAGGTAGAGAGGTATATGTTTGTGCAGTAAAACAATTAAAAAATAAATGA